Proteins found in one Actinokineospora alba genomic segment:
- the uvrC gene encoding excinuclease ABC subunit UvrC, with the protein MADPSAYRPSPGTIPDAPGVYKFRDPGGRVVYVGKAKSLRSRLNSYFADITSLHPRTRQMVTTAGAVEWTVVSTEVEALQLEYNWIKEFDPRFNVRYRDDKSYPVLAVTLNEEYPRLHVYRGARKKGVRYFGPYAHAWAIRETLDLLLRVFPARTCSTGVFRRHGQIGRPCLLGYIDKCSAPCVGKVSADEHRAIVLDFCDFLSGKTDAMVRRLEKEMAQASSELEFERAARLRDDIGALRRAMEKQAVVLGDGTDADVVSFAYDELEAAVQVFHVRGGRVRGQRGWVVDRLEDAGEESPVTGLVDQFLSQFYGDQADLEDDVANSVPREVLVPELPADAEAIGEWLTGLRGSRVQVRVPQRGDKRALMETVERNAKEAFTQHKLRRAGDLTARSAALQELQDNLGLDSAPLRIECIDISHIQGSDVVASLVVFEDGLARKNEYRRFAIREAATEGDVASIAEVVRRRFAKYAGESGGQDRTPGIDPDTGKPRRFAYPPNLLVVDGAGPQANAAADVLADLGVTDVAVIGLAKRLEEVWLPAEPEPSILPRTSEALYLLQRVRDEAHRFAIAYHRQKRAKRMTMSALDDVPGLGQSRRAVLIKHFGSVKRLTAATVEEITQVPGIGLATAKAVHTALNRGEEKQ; encoded by the coding sequence GTGGCCGACCCGTCCGCCTACCGACCCTCTCCCGGCACCATCCCGGACGCGCCTGGCGTGTACAAATTCCGTGATCCTGGTGGCCGGGTCGTCTACGTGGGCAAGGCGAAAAGCCTGCGCTCCAGGCTGAACTCGTACTTCGCCGACATCACCTCGCTGCACCCGCGCACCCGCCAGATGGTGACCACCGCGGGCGCTGTCGAGTGGACGGTGGTGTCCACCGAGGTCGAGGCGCTCCAGTTGGAGTACAACTGGATCAAGGAGTTCGACCCGCGGTTCAACGTCCGCTACCGCGACGACAAGTCCTACCCGGTCCTGGCCGTCACCCTCAACGAGGAATACCCGCGCCTGCACGTCTACCGCGGCGCCCGCAAGAAGGGTGTGCGGTACTTCGGCCCGTACGCCCACGCGTGGGCCATCCGCGAGACCCTCGACCTGCTCCTGCGTGTCTTCCCCGCCCGCACCTGCTCCACCGGGGTCTTCCGCCGCCACGGCCAGATCGGGCGGCCCTGCCTGCTCGGCTACATCGACAAGTGCTCCGCGCCCTGCGTGGGCAAGGTCAGTGCCGACGAGCACCGGGCCATCGTGCTCGACTTCTGCGACTTCCTCTCCGGCAAGACCGACGCCATGGTCCGCCGGCTGGAGAAGGAGATGGCCCAGGCGTCGAGTGAGCTGGAGTTCGAGCGCGCCGCCCGGCTGCGCGACGACATCGGCGCTCTGCGCCGCGCCATGGAGAAGCAGGCCGTCGTCCTGGGCGACGGCACCGACGCCGACGTGGTGTCCTTCGCCTACGACGAACTCGAAGCCGCCGTCCAGGTCTTCCACGTGCGCGGCGGCCGGGTCCGCGGCCAGCGCGGCTGGGTCGTCGACCGACTGGAGGACGCGGGCGAGGAATCCCCGGTCACCGGGCTCGTCGACCAGTTCCTCAGCCAGTTCTACGGCGACCAGGCCGACCTTGAGGACGATGTCGCCAACTCGGTCCCGCGCGAGGTCCTGGTCCCGGAACTGCCCGCCGACGCCGAGGCCATCGGCGAGTGGCTCACCGGGCTGCGCGGCTCGCGGGTCCAGGTCCGGGTGCCGCAGCGCGGGGACAAGCGGGCGCTGATGGAGACCGTCGAGCGCAACGCCAAAGAGGCGTTCACCCAGCACAAACTGCGCCGCGCGGGCGACCTGACGGCCCGCTCGGCCGCCCTCCAGGAGTTGCAGGACAACCTGGGTCTCGACAGCGCGCCGCTGCGCATCGAGTGCATCGACATCAGCCACATCCAGGGCAGCGACGTCGTCGCCTCGCTCGTCGTGTTCGAGGACGGCCTGGCCCGCAAGAACGAATACCGGCGCTTCGCCATCCGCGAGGCCGCCACCGAGGGCGACGTCGCCTCGATCGCCGAGGTCGTGCGCCGCCGCTTCGCCAAGTACGCGGGGGAGTCCGGCGGCCAGGACCGCACGCCCGGCATCGACCCGGACACCGGCAAACCCCGCCGCTTCGCCTACCCGCCGAACCTGCTGGTCGTCGACGGCGCGGGCCCGCAGGCCAACGCCGCCGCCGACGTCCTCGCCGACCTCGGCGTCACCGATGTGGCCGTGATCGGGCTGGCCAAGCGGCTCGAAGAGGTGTGGCTGCCCGCCGAGCCGGAGCCGTCCATCCTGCCGCGCACCAGCGAGGCGCTCTACCTGCTGCAGCGGGTCCGTGACGAGGCCCACCGGTTCGCGATCGCCTATCACCGGCAGAAGCGCGCCAAGCGGATGACAATGTCCGCGTTGGACGATGTGCCCGGACTGGGCCAGAGTCGCCGGGCGGTGCTGATCAAGCACTTCGGCTCGGTGAAGCGGCTCACGGCGGCCACCGTCGAGGAGATCACCCAGGTGCCGGGCATCGGCCTGGCCACAGCGAAAGCCGTTCACACCGCATTGAACAGGGGCGAGGAAAAGCAGTGA
- a CDS encoding GntR family transcriptional regulator: MIEFRIDRRSGVAAYLQLVHQTKQALRLGLLVPGDRLPTAKEVMTATAMNPNTVLKAYRELEREGLVEGRRGLGTFVIGTLARPGAADDGALREELTAWLAGATAGGLAREDVEALLNAVLDEYYDVGGTK, translated from the coding sequence GTGATCGAGTTCCGGATCGACCGCCGTTCCGGTGTCGCCGCCTATCTGCAACTGGTGCACCAGACCAAGCAGGCGCTGCGGCTCGGGCTGCTCGTGCCCGGCGACCGGCTGCCCACGGCCAAGGAGGTCATGACCGCCACCGCGATGAACCCCAACACGGTGTTGAAGGCGTATCGCGAGCTTGAGCGGGAAGGCCTGGTCGAGGGTCGGCGAGGTCTGGGCACGTTCGTCATCGGGACGCTCGCCCGCCCTGGGGCGGCCGACGACGGCGCGCTACGTGAGGAGCTGACCGCCTGGTTGGCCGGTGCGACAGCGGGAGGGCTGGCGCGCGAAGACGTGGAAGCACTGCTGAACGCCGTGCTCGATGAGTACTACGACGTTGGGGGAACCAAATGA
- a CDS encoding ABC transporter ATP-binding protein, producing the protein MIEGSAALDATGLGKRYRRGWALRDCTFTLPTGRVAALVGPNGAGKSTLMSLATGLVRPTEGTVDVLGKPGLLAQGKPLYQRFTVTEMLRAGRALNPDWDDAYARRLVAEAGVPFDARIGTLSGGQRTRVALAVTLGRRPPVVLLDEPLADLDPLARQEVMQALLAEVAETGTTVLLSSHVIADLDGICDHLVLLSAGRVRLTGDVDDLLAEHRLLIGPRTLDVPAEAVVERRDTARQTTMLVRGLGDVPGCEAHEPTLEELVLSYLRADRVESVREVAA; encoded by the coding sequence ATGATCGAGGGGTCGGCCGCGCTCGACGCGACCGGATTGGGCAAGCGCTACCGAAGGGGGTGGGCGCTTCGGGATTGCACGTTCACGCTCCCGACCGGAAGGGTCGCGGCACTGGTCGGGCCGAACGGGGCGGGCAAGAGCACGTTGATGTCGCTGGCCACCGGGTTGGTGCGGCCGACTGAAGGCACGGTCGACGTACTGGGCAAGCCCGGGCTCCTGGCGCAGGGCAAACCGCTGTACCAGCGGTTCACCGTCACCGAGATGCTGCGCGCGGGCCGCGCGCTGAACCCGGACTGGGACGACGCCTACGCCCGGCGGCTGGTGGCCGAGGCGGGCGTTCCGTTCGACGCGCGGATCGGCACGCTGTCCGGCGGTCAGCGGACGCGGGTGGCGCTCGCGGTGACCCTCGGCAGGCGCCCACCCGTGGTGCTGCTGGACGAGCCGCTGGCGGACCTCGATCCGTTGGCCCGCCAGGAGGTGATGCAGGCACTACTGGCCGAGGTCGCCGAGACCGGGACGACAGTGCTGTTGTCGTCGCATGTGATCGCCGACCTCGACGGGATCTGCGACCACCTGGTGCTGCTCTCCGCCGGCCGTGTCCGGCTGACCGGTGACGTCGACGACCTGCTGGCGGAGCACCGCCTGCTCATCGGGCCGCGCACGCTCGACGTGCCCGCCGAGGCGGTCGTGGAGCGGCGGGACACAGCCCGGCAGACGACCATGCTGGTCCGCGGCCTGGGCGACGTGCCCGGTTGCGAGGCGCACGAGCCGACCTTGGAGGAACTGGTCTTGTCGTACTTGCGCGCGGACCGCGTCGAGTCGGTGCGGGAGGTGGCGGCATGA
- a CDS encoding ABC transporter permease, with protein sequence MTWVAWRQQRAQLMVAFALVALVAAVMVFVRIDVSSMPGDQGQLSDRYNQFLSYVPMVMLVLPVLLGMFAGAPVFAREIEQGTHIFGLTQSISRSRWWATKLAVAGLPIIIAMATLGIVNAWALGPLNFIMSGRMRTPLFESQGLVLGAYTAVAFAIGATAGLLVRNTLAAMAITLGGYTAMLVVVSNAARPAYADPTYSTGLLPTDVWRVESGYLDGAGKPVSIAPEKCGMETIAECLAGQGVRSEFAWFHAGERFWSFQAIEAGLFAALTAAVLALGAWAVHRRLR encoded by the coding sequence ATGACGTGGGTCGCGTGGCGGCAACAGCGGGCACAGCTCATGGTGGCGTTCGCCCTGGTCGCCTTGGTCGCGGCGGTGATGGTCTTCGTGCGGATCGACGTGTCGTCGATGCCCGGCGACCAGGGACAGCTCAGCGACCGCTACAACCAGTTCCTCAGTTATGTCCCGATGGTCATGCTCGTGCTGCCCGTGCTGCTGGGGATGTTCGCGGGCGCACCGGTGTTCGCCCGCGAGATCGAGCAGGGCACCCACATCTTCGGACTGACCCAGTCGATCAGCCGGAGCAGGTGGTGGGCGACCAAGCTGGCGGTGGCCGGGCTGCCGATCATCATCGCGATGGCCACGCTCGGCATAGTCAACGCGTGGGCGTTGGGGCCGCTGAACTTCATCATGTCCGGCCGGATGCGCACGCCGCTGTTCGAGAGCCAGGGCCTGGTGCTGGGCGCGTACACGGCGGTGGCGTTCGCGATCGGCGCGACGGCGGGTCTGTTGGTGCGCAACACCTTGGCCGCCATGGCGATCACCCTCGGCGGGTACACCGCGATGCTCGTGGTCGTGTCGAACGCGGCCCGCCCGGCCTACGCCGACCCGACGTACTCGACGGGCCTGCTGCCGACCGACGTCTGGCGCGTGGAGTCCGGATACCTCGACGGCGCGGGCAAGCCGGTGTCGATCGCCCCCGAGAAGTGCGGCATGGAAACCATCGCGGAGTGCCTCGCGGGGCAGGGAGTGCGCAGCGAGTTCGCGTGGTTCCACGCCGGGGAGCGGTTCTGGAGTTTCCAGGCGATCGAGGCCGGCCTGTTCGCCGCGCTGACGGCGGCCGTGCTCGCCCTCGGCGCTTGGGCCGTGCACCGGCGACTCCGCTAG
- a CDS encoding class I SAM-dependent methyltransferase, whose protein sequence is MGVRTALRKMLASQLGNPRGLMGKSVAKRLNKFNFAATSGAVEALAVVDGEVVADLGFGGGVGLRLLLDTKASEVHGVDYSASMVDRARREFHDDRLRLATGSITALPLPDDSVDGLITLNTIYFIEDLATAFAEIGRVLRPGGRAVIGIGDPEGMAKMPVTQHGFIVRPVEDVVATLAGAGLVLTDHRRVSESELAPHLLVVCHAK, encoded by the coding sequence ATGGGTGTGCGGACCGCTCTGCGGAAGATGCTCGCGAGCCAGTTGGGCAATCCCCGCGGCTTGATGGGCAAGTCGGTCGCGAAGCGGCTGAACAAGTTCAACTTCGCCGCCACCAGCGGGGCCGTCGAAGCGCTCGCCGTGGTGGACGGCGAGGTCGTCGCCGACCTGGGCTTCGGCGGCGGGGTGGGCCTGCGGCTGCTGCTCGACACCAAGGCGTCCGAGGTCCATGGCGTGGACTACTCCGCGTCCATGGTGGACCGCGCCCGCCGCGAGTTCCACGACGACCGGCTGCGGCTGGCGACCGGGTCGATCACGGCGCTGCCGCTGCCCGACGACTCGGTCGACGGGCTGATCACGCTGAACACGATCTACTTCATCGAGGACCTGGCCACCGCGTTCGCCGAGATCGGTCGGGTGCTCCGACCGGGCGGGCGGGCCGTGATCGGCATCGGCGATCCGGAGGGGATGGCGAAGATGCCGGTCACCCAGCACGGGTTCATCGTCCGACCGGTGGAGGACGTCGTGGCGACGCTGGCCGGGGCGGGGCTTGTGCTGACTGATCACCGGCGGGTCAGTGAGTCGGAGCTGGCCCCTCACTTGCTGGTGGTGTGCCACGCGAAGTAG
- a CDS encoding Rieske (2Fe-2S) protein translates to MTAVEPTTKPEARSRREVLCGLMVALVAPGALVAACSDTTAPAPSGGGTGTSGGAAPSGPLAALADVPKGGGLVLQSTPKGPLVLVRPTPDTVKAFNASCPHQGTVVSAPAGGTITCPNHGSTFDGATGALKGGPATTGLKEVPVKVEGDQVVFA, encoded by the coding sequence TTGACCGCCGTAGAACCCACCACGAAACCCGAAGCCCGGTCCCGCCGCGAGGTCCTGTGCGGCCTGATGGTGGCCTTGGTCGCCCCGGGCGCACTCGTCGCCGCCTGTTCCGACACCACCGCCCCCGCTCCTTCCGGCGGTGGCACGGGCACGTCGGGCGGCGCCGCCCCGTCGGGTCCGCTGGCCGCGCTGGCCGACGTCCCCAAGGGCGGCGGCCTGGTGCTGCAGAGCACCCCGAAGGGCCCGCTGGTGCTGGTCCGCCCCACCCCGGACACGGTCAAGGCGTTCAACGCGTCGTGCCCGCACCAGGGGACCGTGGTCTCGGCCCCGGCGGGCGGCACGATCACCTGCCCCAACCACGGCAGCACCTTCGACGGCGCCACCGGCGCGCTCAAGGGCGGCCCGGCCACGACGGGGCTCAAGGAGGTCCCGGTCAAGGTGGAGGGCGACCAGGTCGTCTTCGCCTGA
- a CDS encoding type II toxin-antitoxin system PemK/MazF family toxin has product MRRGDIHLVDLDPARGSEADKVRPAVIVSNNAANAVAARTGRGVITVVPITSNIERVFGFQVLLPSRACGLVVDSKAQAEQVRSIATNRVRKRIGKLPPELLDRLDDALRTHLALG; this is encoded by the coding sequence ATGCGGCGCGGTGACATCCACCTGGTCGACCTCGACCCGGCCCGCGGCTCCGAAGCCGACAAGGTCCGCCCGGCCGTGATCGTCAGCAACAACGCCGCCAACGCCGTCGCCGCGCGCACGGGGCGTGGCGTGATCACTGTGGTCCCCATCACGTCGAACATCGAGCGCGTGTTCGGCTTCCAGGTCCTGCTGCCGTCGCGGGCGTGCGGGCTGGTCGTCGACTCGAAAGCGCAGGCTGAGCAGGTCCGATCCATCGCGACCAACCGGGTGCGCAAGCGCATCGGCAAGCTGCCCCCGGAGCTGCTCGACCGCCTCGACGACGCTTTGCGCACGCATCTCGCCCTGGGGTGA
- a CDS encoding ribbon-helix-helix domain-containing protein: MKLSVSLPEDDVRFIDEYSARAGEASRSSVIQLAIARLRESQLQDEYTAAFDEWDAAEEAGLWDAATADGMADAAR; encoded by the coding sequence GTGAAGCTCAGTGTCAGTCTGCCGGAGGACGACGTCCGGTTCATCGACGAGTACTCCGCGCGCGCCGGTGAGGCCTCGCGGTCCTCGGTGATCCAGCTCGCCATCGCCCGCCTGCGCGAGTCGCAGCTGCAGGACGAGTACACGGCCGCCTTCGACGAGTGGGACGCGGCCGAGGAAGCGGGCCTGTGGGACGCCGCCACCGCCGACGGCATGGCCGATGCGGCGCGGTGA
- a CDS encoding PH domain-containing protein — MTARPRRVRFVAGAFAVVFLVVFTTVAVLLRNTPTGVFFQPSDQVAMAGIGVLLACGALWFTRPKVTADADGVDVRNLLGTTHFDWSVIESVSFPESASWARLELPDDEYVPVMALQSVDGARAVEGIRELRRLHREAHARQQ, encoded by the coding sequence GTGACCGCTCGACCGCGCAGGGTCCGCTTCGTCGCCGGGGCGTTCGCGGTGGTGTTCCTCGTCGTGTTCACCACCGTGGCGGTCCTGCTGCGCAACACCCCGACCGGCGTCTTCTTCCAGCCGTCCGACCAGGTCGCGATGGCGGGCATCGGCGTGCTCCTGGCCTGCGGCGCGCTGTGGTTCACCCGGCCGAAGGTGACCGCGGACGCCGACGGTGTCGACGTGCGCAACCTGCTGGGGACCACGCACTTCGACTGGTCGGTCATCGAGTCGGTGAGCTTCCCGGAGAGCGCCTCGTGGGCTCGCCTGGAGCTGCCCGACGACGAGTATGTGCCGGTCATGGCGCTGCAGTCGGTCGACGGCGCCCGCGCGGTCGAGGGCATCCGCGAGCTGCGGCGCCTACACCGGGAAGCGCACGCACGGCAGCAGTAG
- the ribH gene encoding 6,7-dimethyl-8-ribityllumazine synthase: MSGEGRPQTGVPRCEGVRLGIAATKWHAEITDRLLERALAAATEAGIVEPTVVRVPGAIELPVVCQELAKHHDAVVALGVVIRGGTPHFEYVCDAVTYGLTRVSLDESTPVGNGVLTVNTEEQAIDRSGLPDSAEDKGYEACAAALETALAVRGLRHPWTEQGFQ, from the coding sequence GTGAGTGGCGAAGGCAGGCCCCAGACCGGGGTTCCCCGGTGTGAGGGCGTCCGGCTGGGCATCGCGGCCACCAAGTGGCACGCGGAGATCACCGACCGGCTGTTGGAGCGCGCGCTTGCCGCCGCGACCGAGGCGGGCATCGTGGAACCCACGGTCGTCCGTGTCCCCGGCGCGATCGAGCTGCCGGTGGTCTGCCAGGAACTGGCCAAGCACCACGACGCCGTCGTCGCGCTCGGCGTGGTCATCCGCGGCGGCACCCCGCACTTCGAGTACGTGTGCGACGCGGTGACCTACGGCCTGACCAGGGTGTCGCTCGACGAGAGCACGCCGGTCGGCAACGGGGTGCTCACGGTGAACACCGAGGAGCAGGCCATCGACCGCAGCGGCCTGCCGGACTCGGCGGAGGACAAGGGCTACGAGGCCTGCGCAGCGGCGCTGGAGACGGCGCTCGCGGTGCGCGGGCTGCGGCACCCGTGGACGGAACAGGGATTCCAGTGA
- a CDS encoding RNA-guided endonuclease InsQ/TnpB family protein, producing MSRFRLQPTPTQERVLVEHCWHARFVWNLAVEQHAHWRPGRRAAPGFIEQCRQLTEARAANPWLAAGSVIVQQQALKDFTEAMANFFRRTHRRPTWRRRGRAEGFRIVAVKPGDVRRVSRKVGEVKVAKIGWVRFRWSRAVAEGVKSYRITCDRAGRWHIAFAVAPKPIAGPGAGAAVGVDRGVVVSAALSTGELLNAPTLRRPEKARLLRLQRKLARAQRGSNRRSKVKTAIAKLRARETDRRKDWVEKTSTYLARQFDVIAVENLKITNMTRSARGSRDVPGRGVRQKAGLNRGILANGWGLLVTRLEHKAPGRVVKVDPRYTSQRCSACGIVDREARESQAAFRCRSCGFAANADVNAALNIRHAAGHAVTARGGPPLGELMNREPQRDLLPVR from the coding sequence ATGTCCCGGTTCCGCCTTCAGCCGACACCCACTCAGGAGCGGGTGTTGGTGGAGCATTGTTGGCATGCCCGGTTTGTGTGGAATCTCGCCGTGGAGCAACACGCACACTGGCGGCCGGGTCGCAGGGCGGCGCCGGGGTTCATCGAGCAGTGCCGTCAGTTGACCGAGGCGCGGGCGGCGAACCCGTGGTTGGCGGCCGGTTCGGTGATCGTGCAGCAGCAGGCGTTGAAAGACTTCACCGAGGCGATGGCCAACTTCTTCCGCCGGACCCACCGACGGCCCACCTGGCGCCGACGCGGCCGGGCCGAGGGGTTCCGGATCGTGGCGGTCAAACCGGGCGATGTACGTCGGGTCTCCCGCAAGGTCGGCGAGGTGAAGGTGGCCAAGATCGGGTGGGTGCGGTTCCGCTGGTCGCGTGCGGTCGCCGAGGGTGTGAAGTCCTACCGCATCACCTGTGACCGGGCGGGCCGTTGGCACATTGCGTTCGCCGTGGCGCCCAAGCCCATCGCCGGACCGGGCGCGGGTGCGGCGGTGGGTGTGGATCGCGGAGTGGTGGTGTCGGCGGCGTTGTCCACCGGGGAACTGCTGAACGCACCCACGTTGCGCCGACCCGAGAAGGCGCGACTGCTGCGGCTGCAACGCAAGCTCGCCCGAGCACAACGCGGCTCCAACCGGCGCAGCAAGGTCAAGACCGCGATCGCGAAACTCAGGGCCCGCGAAACCGACCGGCGCAAGGACTGGGTCGAGAAGACCAGCACCTACCTCGCCCGGCAGTTCGACGTGATCGCGGTCGAAAACCTCAAGATCACCAATATGACCCGGTCGGCGAGGGGCTCCCGGGATGTGCCGGGCCGTGGTGTGCGGCAGAAGGCGGGCCTGAACCGGGGCATCCTCGCCAACGGATGGGGCCTGCTCGTAACCCGGCTGGAGCACAAGGCTCCAGGCCGGGTGGTGAAGGTCGACCCGCGATACACGAGTCAGCGTTGTTCGGCGTGCGGGATCGTGGATCGGGAGGCGCGCGAGAGCCAAGCCGCCTTCCGGTGCCGGTCCTGCGGCTTCGCCGCCAATGCCGATGTGAACGCGGCACTGAATATTCGGCACGCGGCAGGGCATGCCGTGACTGCACGGGGAGGCCCGCCGTTGGGTGAGCTTATGAACCGTGAACCTCAACGCGACCTCCTCCCTGTGCGGTAG
- a CDS encoding bifunctional 3,4-dihydroxy-2-butanone-4-phosphate synthase/GTP cyclohydrolase II, whose protein sequence is MSDFAAIERAIADIAAGKAVVVVDDEDRENEGDLIFAAEKATPELMAFMVRYTSGYICVPLTESDCDRLDLPPMFHTNQDVRGTAYTVTVDAKEGVSTGISAADRAHTIRLLADEHSTPGDFNRPGHVVPLRAKEGGVLRRPGHTEAAVDLARMAGLRPAGVLCEIVSQKDEGDMARFDELQVFAAEHDLAIITIADMIAYRRRTEKQVVRVAEARIPTAHGTFRAVGFDSLLDGIEHVALVYGEIGDGDNVLVRVHSECLTGDVFGSLRCDCGPQLDAALEAVAAEGRGIVLYMRGHEGRGIGLMHKLQAYQLQDDGHDTVDANLALGVPADARDYGTGAQILVDLGVRTMRLLTNNPAKRVGLEGYGLTVVDRVPLSVWPNPENVHYLRTKRDRMGHHLAELEHYDGGTAAVVSTTTTGEDKA, encoded by the coding sequence GTGAGTGACTTCGCTGCCATCGAGCGGGCGATCGCCGACATCGCCGCGGGCAAGGCCGTGGTGGTCGTCGACGACGAGGACCGCGAGAACGAGGGCGACCTGATCTTCGCCGCGGAGAAGGCCACCCCGGAGCTGATGGCCTTCATGGTCCGCTACACCTCCGGCTACATCTGTGTGCCGCTGACCGAGTCCGACTGCGACCGGCTCGACCTGCCGCCGATGTTCCACACCAACCAGGACGTGCGCGGCACGGCCTACACGGTGACCGTGGACGCCAAGGAAGGCGTCAGCACCGGCATCTCGGCCGCCGACCGCGCCCACACCATCCGGCTGCTCGCCGACGAGCACTCCACGCCGGGCGACTTCAACCGCCCCGGCCACGTCGTGCCGCTTCGCGCGAAGGAAGGCGGCGTGCTGCGCAGGCCCGGGCACACCGAGGCCGCCGTCGACCTGGCTCGCATGGCCGGTCTCCGACCCGCGGGCGTGCTCTGCGAGATCGTGTCGCAGAAGGACGAAGGCGACATGGCCCGCTTCGACGAGCTGCAGGTCTTCGCCGCCGAGCACGACCTGGCGATCATCACGATCGCCGACATGATCGCCTACCGCAGGCGCACCGAGAAGCAGGTCGTGCGGGTCGCCGAGGCCCGCATCCCCACCGCGCACGGCACGTTCCGCGCGGTCGGGTTCGACTCGCTGCTCGACGGCATCGAGCACGTGGCGCTGGTCTACGGCGAGATCGGCGACGGCGACAACGTCCTGGTCCGGGTCCACTCCGAGTGCCTCACCGGCGACGTCTTCGGCTCGCTGCGCTGCGACTGCGGCCCGCAGCTCGACGCCGCCCTGGAGGCCGTCGCCGCCGAGGGCCGCGGGATCGTGCTCTACATGCGCGGGCACGAGGGCCGCGGTATCGGCCTGATGCACAAGCTGCAGGCCTACCAGCTGCAGGACGACGGCCACGACACCGTCGACGCGAACCTCGCGCTGGGTGTCCCCGCCGACGCCCGCGACTACGGCACGGGCGCGCAGATCCTCGTCGACCTCGGCGTTCGCACGATGCGGCTGCTGACGAACAACCCGGCCAAGCGGGTCGGCCTGGAGGGCTACGGGCTGACCGTGGTCGACCGGGTGCCGCTGTCGGTGTGGCCGAACCCGGAGAACGTGCACTACCTGCGCACCAAGCGCGACCGGATGGGCCACCACCTGGCCGAGCTCGAGCACTACGACGGCGGCACGGCGGCGGTCGTGTCGACGACGACGACAGGGGAGGACAAAGCTTGA
- a CDS encoding riboflavin synthase, with product MFTGIVEERGEVIAVADLADAARVTIAGPLVTSDAKQGDSIAVNGVCLTVVELADGSFTADVMRETLLRSSLDKVAKGDHVNLERAAAVGQRFGGHIVQGHVDGTGELISREPSEHWELVKISLPGGLARYVVEKGSITVDGVSLTVVEVGADWFSVSLIPETLRATTLGVRKPGDKVNLEVDVIAKYVERLAIPHLGSTGRGTEEENTGE from the coding sequence GTGTTCACCGGGATCGTCGAGGAACGCGGCGAGGTCATCGCCGTGGCGGATCTCGCGGACGCCGCGCGGGTCACCATCGCCGGGCCGCTGGTCACCAGCGACGCCAAGCAGGGTGACTCGATCGCGGTCAACGGCGTCTGCCTGACCGTGGTGGAACTCGCCGACGGCAGCTTCACCGCCGACGTCATGCGCGAGACCCTGCTGCGCAGCAGCCTCGACAAGGTCGCCAAGGGCGACCACGTGAACCTGGAGCGCGCCGCCGCCGTGGGGCAGCGCTTCGGCGGGCACATCGTGCAGGGCCACGTCGACGGCACCGGCGAGCTGATCTCGCGCGAGCCCTCCGAGCACTGGGAACTGGTCAAGATCAGCCTCCCGGGCGGCCTGGCGCGGTATGTGGTGGAGAAGGGCTCGATCACCGTCGACGGCGTGTCCCTGACCGTCGTCGAGGTGGGTGCGGACTGGTTCTCGGTCAGCCTGATCCCGGAGACGCTGCGCGCGACCACGCTCGGCGTCCGCAAGCCCGGTGACAAGGTCAACCTGGAAGTGGACGTCATCGCGAAGTACGTGGAAAGACTGGCTATCCCGCACCTCGGATCAACCGGGCGCGGCACCGAGGAGGAGAACACCGGTGAGTGA